The following coding sequences lie in one Methylosinus sp. PW1 genomic window:
- a CDS encoding nitrate reductase translates to MQRVDTRNASVATICPYCGVGCGVLATPDGCGGAAVAGDPDHPANHGRLCSKGSALHETLSLDGRLLHPMLRAGETLRRTTWDEALDHVAQGFARIIDTHGPQAIVFYLSGQLLTEDYYAANKLIKGFIGSPNVDTNSRLCMASTVAGHKRALGADIVPGCYEDLDCADLIVLVGSNAAWCHPILFQRMLRNKQERGAKIVAIDPRRTATAEEADLFLPIAPGGDVALFCGLLVHLVANGATCDDYIAHHTEGFAQALDAAREIAPTIAATATATGLREVDVAAFFELFATTPKTVTAFSQGVNQSAQGTDKVDAIIHCHLATGRIGAPGAAPFSLTGQPNAMGGREVGGLANQLAAHMGFSGAEVDRVRRFWNAPRIATREGFKAVQMFEAIARGEIKALWVMGTNPAVSLPRADDVRAALAKLDLFVVSDNVLSNDTINAGAHVLLPAQAWGEKSGTVTNSERRISRQRAFLPSPGEAKPDWRIVSDVATRMGFGDAFHFQSAADVFREHAALSAFENDGARSFDIGGLATLSDEAYDALHPTLWPIRAGETQGRARFFGEGGFFTANGKARFVAPEPPSLKAATTAAFPFRLNTGRIRDQWHTMTRTGKSPRLARHSPFPFVEIHPADAAPLGLVDNGFACVSTRHGECLLAVSVTDRQRRGQLFAPIHWSDETSSFARVGSLVAAIVDPHSGQPEAKATPARIDAVAFKSRGFLLSRAPLRPAIAALGTRVAVAGGHGLLFASDAALASWRDYAASLGGEADIAEYLDEARGIYRVARFREQRVDFCLFVGREDARGAFDAATALFETEPLGLEQRKALLSGRSPDGAAQDGPIVCACFGVGAKTIDAAIAKGARSVAAIGETLRAGTNCGSCIPELKRAIAAARACCDE, encoded by the coding sequence ATGCAGCGGGTCGATACACGCAACGCCTCTGTCGCGACCATTTGCCCTTATTGCGGCGTCGGCTGCGGCGTGCTGGCGACGCCGGATGGATGCGGCGGCGCGGCTGTCGCCGGCGATCCAGACCATCCGGCCAATCACGGACGGCTGTGCTCCAAGGGCTCCGCTCTGCATGAGACGCTGTCGCTCGACGGGCGTCTGCTGCATCCTATGCTGCGCGCCGGCGAGACGCTGCGACGCACGACATGGGACGAGGCTCTGGATCATGTCGCGCAGGGCTTTGCGCGCATCATCGATACGCATGGGCCGCAGGCGATCGTTTTCTATCTCTCCGGCCAATTGCTCACGGAGGATTATTACGCGGCGAACAAGCTGATCAAAGGCTTCATCGGCTCGCCCAATGTCGACACCAATTCGCGGCTGTGCATGGCCTCGACAGTGGCGGGACATAAGCGCGCCTTGGGCGCCGATATCGTGCCGGGATGTTATGAGGATCTCGACTGCGCCGATCTCATCGTGCTCGTCGGCTCCAATGCGGCCTGGTGTCATCCGATTCTGTTTCAACGCATGTTGCGCAACAAGCAGGAGCGTGGGGCGAAGATCGTCGCCATCGATCCGCGCCGCACGGCGACGGCGGAAGAGGCCGATCTCTTTCTGCCCATCGCGCCCGGCGGCGACGTCGCGCTCTTCTGCGGCCTGCTCGTGCATCTCGTCGCCAATGGCGCGACCTGCGACGACTATATCGCTCATCATACCGAAGGCTTCGCGCAGGCGCTCGACGCCGCGCGCGAAATCGCGCCGACCATTGCGGCGACGGCAACGGCGACCGGGCTGCGCGAGGTCGATGTCGCGGCTTTCTTCGAGCTCTTCGCGACGACGCCGAAGACTGTCACCGCCTTTTCGCAAGGCGTCAATCAATCGGCGCAAGGGACCGACAAGGTCGACGCGATCATTCATTGTCATCTCGCGACGGGGCGCATCGGCGCGCCGGGCGCCGCGCCCTTCTCGCTGACCGGCCAGCCCAACGCCATGGGCGGACGCGAGGTCGGCGGCCTCGCCAATCAGCTCGCCGCGCATATGGGCTTTTCGGGCGCGGAGGTCGATCGGGTGCGGCGTTTCTGGAACGCGCCGCGCATTGCGACGCGTGAAGGCTTCAAGGCCGTGCAAATGTTCGAGGCCATTGCGCGCGGCGAGATAAAGGCGCTGTGGGTGATGGGAACCAATCCCGCCGTCTCGCTGCCTCGAGCGGATGATGTGCGCGCGGCGCTGGCGAAGCTCGATCTCTTCGTCGTCTCCGACAATGTGCTGTCGAACGACACGATAAACGCCGGCGCGCATGTGCTGCTGCCGGCGCAAGCCTGGGGCGAGAAATCCGGCACGGTCACAAATTCGGAGCGGCGCATCTCGCGTCAGCGCGCCTTTCTGCCATCGCCCGGCGAGGCGAAGCCGGATTGGCGCATCGTCAGCGACGTCGCGACGCGCATGGGCTTCGGCGACGCCTTCCATTTTCAATCCGCGGCGGATGTGTTTCGTGAGCATGCGGCGCTCTCCGCTTTCGAGAATGACGGCGCGCGAAGCTTCGACATAGGCGGGCTCGCAACACTCTCGGATGAAGCCTATGACGCGCTGCATCCGACGCTATGGCCGATCCGCGCGGGAGAGACGCAAGGACGTGCGCGCTTTTTCGGCGAGGGTGGATTTTTCACCGCCAATGGCAAGGCGCGCTTCGTCGCGCCGGAGCCGCCGTCGCTGAAAGCCGCGACGACGGCGGCCTTTCCCTTCCGCCTCAACACGGGGCGCATTCGCGACCAGTGGCATACGATGACGCGCACCGGCAAAAGCCCGCGTCTCGCGCGGCATTCTCCCTTTCCCTTCGTCGAGATTCATCCCGCCGACGCGGCGCCGCTCGGCCTCGTCGACAACGGCTTCGCCTGCGTTTCGACGCGCCATGGCGAGTGCCTGCTCGCAGTGTCCGTCACCGATCGGCAGCGGCGCGGGCAATTATTCGCGCCCATTCATTGGAGCGACGAGACGTCTTCTTTCGCGCGCGTCGGCTCGCTCGTCGCCGCGATCGTCGATCCGCATTCGGGACAGCCGGAAGCCAAGGCGACGCCGGCGCGCATAGATGCGGTCGCATTCAAATCGCGCGGCTTCCTTCTCTCGCGCGCGCCGCTGCGGCCGGCGATCGCCGCGCTCGGAACGAGAGTCGCCGTCGCCGGCGGCCATGGCCTTCTCTTCGCCTCGGACGCGGCTCTCGCATCATGGCGCGATTATGCGGCGTCGCTCGGCGGCGAAGCCGATATTGCGGAATATCTCGACGAGGCGCGCGGAATCTATCGCGTCGCGCGCTTTCGTGAGCAGCGCGTCGATTTCTGTCTCTTCGTCGGAAGAGAGGATGCGCGCGGCGCCTTCGACGCGGCGACGGCGCTGTTCGAGACGGAGCCGCTCGGCTTGGAGCAGCGCAAAGCGCTTCTTTCAGGGCGCTCGCCCGATGGCGCGGCGCAGGATGGTCCAATCGTCTGCGCCTGCTTCGGCGTCGGCGCCAAGACGATCGACGCGGCGATCGCAAAGGGCGCGCGCAGCGTCGCCGCGATCGGCGAGACGCTGCGCGCCGGCACGAATTGCGGCTCCTGCATTCCAGAGCTGAAGCGCGCCATCGCCGCGGCGCGCGCCTGCTGCGACGAGTGA
- a CDS encoding sulfite reductase subunit alpha, giving the protein MTKITQPQRLDLIPPSAPFSEEQRAWLNGFFAGLMSMDDAGVVALSPAENAAIAGDADDGAAPWHDPTLQLQDRMTLAQGRPLRRRMMAAMAQQDCGQCGYDCQNYAEALFAGKEERLNLCAPGGKDTARMLKTLAQERDAAPSAEIEPPAPPSSHSTLAPGRSRDTPVEAIFLSRRRLNKPASEKETWHIELDLSKSGIDYSVGDSLGVFAQNDLGLVDQIIAMIGASPLAPVKGKSLREALRDDCALSPAPDRLFELISFLTGGETRAKARALAQGEDSDNDAADLDVLAALMKFPGVRPHAEAFVEALEPLQPRLYSISSSPKAAPGRVSLTVDTVRYRIGKRLRKGVASTFLAERIEHDAPLKVYVQASHGFSLPNDPNAPIIMIGPGTGVAPFRAFLQERQAIGARGRNWLFFGHQRSDCDFFYADELNAMKSSGLLTRLSLAWSRDGSEKFYVQDRMREVGRDLFAWLADGGHIYVCGDAKRMAKDVERALVDIVAQYGARATDEAVAFVAELKKSGRYRQDVY; this is encoded by the coding sequence ATGACCAAGATCACGCAGCCGCAACGTCTCGATCTTATTCCGCCTTCGGCTCCCTTCTCCGAAGAGCAACGCGCTTGGCTCAATGGCTTTTTCGCTGGTCTGATGTCGATGGACGACGCGGGAGTCGTCGCTCTGTCGCCAGCGGAAAATGCGGCCATAGCCGGCGACGCCGATGACGGCGCGGCGCCCTGGCATGATCCGACGCTGCAATTGCAAGACCGCATGACGCTCGCGCAAGGCCGCCCTTTGCGACGACGCATGATGGCCGCAATGGCGCAGCAGGATTGCGGCCAATGCGGCTATGATTGCCAAAATTATGCGGAGGCGCTGTTCGCCGGCAAGGAGGAGCGTCTCAATCTCTGCGCGCCCGGGGGCAAGGACACGGCGCGCATGTTGAAGACGCTGGCGCAAGAACGCGATGCGGCGCCATCCGCCGAGATAGAGCCGCCGGCGCCGCCCAGCTCTCATTCCACGTTGGCGCCGGGCCGCTCACGCGACACTCCGGTCGAGGCGATATTTTTGTCGCGTCGGAGGCTGAACAAGCCGGCCTCGGAAAAGGAGACATGGCATATAGAACTCGATCTTTCGAAGAGCGGGATCGATTACAGCGTCGGCGATTCGCTCGGCGTCTTCGCGCAGAATGATCTCGGCCTCGTCGATCAGATCATCGCCATGATCGGCGCCTCGCCGCTCGCGCCGGTGAAGGGCAAAAGCCTGCGTGAAGCGCTGCGTGACGATTGCGCGCTGTCGCCTGCGCCCGATCGGCTGTTCGAGCTGATCTCCTTCCTCACCGGCGGCGAGACGCGCGCAAAGGCGCGCGCGCTGGCGCAAGGCGAAGATAGCGACAATGACGCCGCCGATCTCGACGTGCTGGCGGCGCTGATGAAATTTCCGGGCGTGCGGCCGCATGCGGAAGCGTTCGTCGAGGCGCTCGAGCCTCTGCAGCCGCGGCTCTATTCCATCTCCTCCTCGCCGAAAGCGGCGCCGGGGCGCGTGTCGCTCACGGTCGACACCGTGCGCTACAGGATCGGCAAGCGTCTGCGCAAAGGCGTCGCCTCCACTTTTCTCGCGGAGCGTATCGAGCATGACGCGCCGCTGAAAGTCTATGTGCAGGCGTCGCACGGCTTCTCGCTTCCGAATGATCCGAATGCGCCGATCATCATGATCGGCCCCGGCACGGGCGTTGCGCCGTTCCGCGCCTTTCTGCAGGAGCGGCAGGCGATCGGCGCGCGTGGGCGCAATTGGCTGTTCTTCGGCCATCAGCGCAGCGATTGCGATTTCTTCTACGCAGATGAGCTGAACGCGATGAAGTCATCCGGCCTGCTGACGCGCCTCTCGCTCGCCTGGTCCCGCGACGGCTCCGAGAAATTCTATGTGCAGGATCGCATGCGCGAGGTGGGGCGCGATCTCTTCGCCTGGCTCGCCGATGGTGGGCATATCTATGTCTGCGGCGACGCCAAGCGCATGGCCAAGGATGTCGAGCGCGCGCTCGTCGATATCGTCGCGCAATATGGCGCGCGCGCCACTGACGAGGCGGTCGCCTTCGTCGCCGAATTGAAGAAGAGCGGCCGCTACCGACAGGATGTCTATTGA
- a CDS encoding NirA family protein: MAGDFTAEQKRYLEGFASGFQASRARRATPTKEKPTGPDAIHFAAQDRAIANGGALNEQEKIKREEHPFDAYPRLVAQAKRNEPPKPADNFRWRYHGLFYVAPTQSSYMCRLRIPNGILTHWQFAGLGDLADSHGGGYLHVTTRANLQIREIEPKSAVAMIEGVQSLGLWTRGSGADNIRNITGAPTAGVDPQELVDTRPFARAMHFHILNDRSLSGLPRKFNIAFDGGGRIAVLEETNDVAFQAIEILDGHGTAPGVYFRLALGGITGHKDLARDTGVIVPTDEAIEIADAILRVFIDTGDRTNRARARLKYVLDQLGFDRFLTLVEEKLGRPLLRAPQEAIAQRPGFDRLAHIGAHAQKEAQKSWIGVALKLGRLTSDEARGLATIARDLGDGDIRLTVWQNLLISGIADARIDEALARIEALGLATKASPLRAGLVACTGNAGCRFAAADTKRHADEIATHCEEKIEIDTPINIHLTGCRHSCAQHYIGDIGLVGARVPINEEGDTVEGYNMVVGGGFGAEGAIGRELLENVAATDAPRKIESLLRAYLAHRATREESFAAFTRRHDIEALRRLIAEAEQ; the protein is encoded by the coding sequence ATGGCCGGCGATTTCACAGCGGAACAAAAGCGCTATCTCGAAGGCTTCGCCTCCGGCTTCCAGGCCTCGCGCGCGCGACGCGCCACGCCGACCAAGGAAAAGCCGACCGGCCCCGACGCCATTCATTTCGCAGCGCAGGATCGCGCAATCGCCAATGGCGGCGCACTCAATGAGCAAGAGAAGATCAAGCGCGAGGAGCATCCCTTCGACGCCTATCCGCGTCTCGTCGCGCAGGCGAAACGCAATGAGCCGCCAAAGCCGGCCGATAATTTTCGTTGGCGCTATCATGGACTGTTCTATGTCGCGCCGACGCAATCCTCCTATATGTGCCGCCTGCGCATCCCCAATGGAATTCTCACCCATTGGCAATTCGCCGGCCTCGGCGATCTCGCCGACAGCCATGGCGGCGGCTATCTGCATGTGACGACGCGCGCCAATCTTCAAATTCGCGAGATCGAGCCCAAGAGCGCCGTCGCCATGATCGAAGGCGTGCAGAGCCTCGGCCTGTGGACGCGCGGCTCCGGCGCCGACAATATTCGCAACATCACTGGCGCGCCGACCGCCGGCGTCGATCCGCAGGAGCTCGTCGACACGCGCCCCTTCGCGCGCGCGATGCATTTTCATATTCTCAATGATCGCTCGCTCTCCGGCCTACCGCGCAAATTCAACATCGCTTTCGATGGCGGCGGCCGCATCGCCGTGCTCGAGGAGACCAATGACGTCGCCTTTCAGGCGATCGAGATTCTCGACGGACATGGGACCGCGCCGGGCGTCTACTTTCGTCTCGCGCTCGGCGGCATCACTGGTCACAAGGATCTCGCGCGCGACACGGGCGTGATCGTTCCGACAGACGAGGCCATCGAGATCGCGGACGCCATATTGCGCGTCTTCATCGACACAGGCGACCGCACCAATCGCGCGCGGGCGCGATTGAAATATGTGCTCGATCAATTGGGCTTCGATCGATTTCTGACGCTGGTCGAGGAAAAGCTCGGCCGTCCGCTGCTGCGCGCGCCGCAAGAGGCGATTGCGCAACGGCCTGGCTTCGACAGGCTCGCGCACATCGGCGCGCATGCGCAGAAAGAGGCGCAGAAGAGTTGGATCGGCGTCGCATTGAAGCTCGGTCGCCTGACGAGCGACGAAGCGCGCGGTCTCGCGACGATCGCGCGTGATCTAGGCGATGGCGACATAAGGCTCACCGTCTGGCAAAATCTGCTCATCTCTGGAATTGCCGACGCGCGGATCGACGAGGCGCTCGCGCGGATCGAAGCGCTCGGCCTTGCGACGAAGGCGTCGCCGCTCCGCGCCGGGCTCGTCGCCTGCACGGGCAACGCCGGCTGCCGTTTCGCCGCCGCCGACACCAAAAGGCACGCGGACGAAATCGCCACGCATTGCGAGGAGAAAATAGAGATCGACACACCGATCAACATACATTTGACCGGCTGCCGTCACTCCTGCGCGCAGCATTACATCGGCGACATCGGCCTCGTCGGCGCGCGCGTGCCGATCAATGAAGAAGGCGATACGGTCGAGGGCTATAATATGGTCGTCGGCGGCGGCTTCGGCGCCGAAGGAGCGATCGGTCGCGAGCTGCTGGAAAATGTCGCGGCGACAGATGCGCCGCGCAAGATCGAGAGCCTGTTGCGCGCCTATCTCGCACATCGCGCGACGCGCGAAGAGAGCTTCGCCGCCTTCACGCGACGCCATGACATAGAGGCTTTACGGCGCTTGATCGCGGAGGCGGAACAATGA